In Stomoxys calcitrans chromosome 2, idStoCalc2.1, whole genome shotgun sequence, the following proteins share a genomic window:
- the LOC106081832 gene encoding probable enoyl-CoA hydratase echA8, which produces MLRQLTKQLCRVADLGKTTIRRTISTTNSLRNEKSQEEEKSIIVDKDKNITMIGINRPQHRNAINAQTAAKLCDAFRDFEADETSPIAVLYGVGGSFCSGFDILEMATNDEGKVSMEMLMMPEGSVGPTRRHIQKPVVCGINGYCVANGLELALMCDLRIMEESAVLGFFNRRFGVPVIDGGTVRLPAMIGFARALDLILTGRQVGAEEAHAIGLVNRIVPTGNSLIKALEMAHALAKFPQSALNHDRNSLYSSVFDAANFQQAIQNEIMYTSRDIIDQMKDGIKWFNQTFKEDNCESWLKREKSMADWDDEQVAEAAAKIEAEKQAQDRARIETEKKLKEEKEKKKAEKKKKPEEKPQESEIPPKE; this is translated from the exons atgttacGGCAATTAACAAAACAACTTTGCCGTGTTGCTGATCTTGGCAAGACCACAATACGCAGAACGATTTCCACAACAAATAGTTTAAGAAATG AAAAATCGCAGGAAGAAGAAAAATCAATTATTGTAGACAAGGATAAAAATATAACAATGATTGGCATCAACAGACCCCAGCATCGTAATGCCATCAATGCCCAGACAGCAGCTAAACTATGTGATGCTTTTAGGGATTTTGAAGCAGATGAGACATCACCAATTGCCGTCCTTTATGGTGTGGGTGGATCCTTTTGTTCTGGTTTCGATATTTTAGAAATGGCAACAAATGACGAAGGCAAGGTCTCCATGGAAATGTTAATGATGCCCGAAGGTTCAGTGGGTCCTACAAGGCGACACATACAGAAGCCGGTAGTTTGCGGCATCAATGGTTATTGTGTCGCTAATGGCTTAGAATTAGCGTTAATGTGCGATTTACGTATTATGGAAGAATCAGCGGTATTAGGATTCTTCAATCGACGATTTGGTGTTCCAGTAATAGATGGTGGTACCGTTCGCCTGCCAGCTATGATTGGTTTTGCTCGTGCTCTGGACCTTATACTAACTGGAAGACAAGTTGGTGCTGAAGAAGCCCATGCTATTGGGCTTGTCAATCGCATTGTACCCACTGGAAATTCTTTAATTAAGGCTTTAGAAATGGCCCATGCTTTGGCTAAATTCCCCCAGAGTGCCTTGAATCATGACAGAAATTCCTTATATTCCTCTGTATTTGATGCTGCCAATTTCCAACAAGCcatacaaaatgaaataatgtATACCTCCAGAGATATAATTGATCAAATGAAGGATGGCATTAAATGGTTCAATCAAA CTTTTAAGGAAGATAACTGTGAGTCATGGCTTAAACGTGAAAAATCTATGGCCGATTGGGATGATGAACAAGTGGCAGAAGCTGCAGCCAAAATTGAAGCCGAAAAACAAGCCCAAGACAGAGCCAGAATTGAAACCGAAAAGAAACTGAAGGAAGAGAAGGAAAAGAAAAAAgcagaaaagaagaaaaaacccgAAGAAAAACCACAAGAATCTGAAATTCCTCCAAAGGAGTAG